One part of the Streptococcus sp. oral taxon 431 genome encodes these proteins:
- a CDS encoding DUF1858 domain-containing protein, producing MDNIIDVSIPVAEVVDKHPEVLDILVELGFKPLANPLMRNTVGRKVSLKQGSKLEGTPMDKIVRTLEANGYEVIGLD from the coding sequence ATGGACAATATCATTGATGTATCTATTCCTGTTGCGGAAGTTGTGGACAAGCATCCAGAAGTTTTGGATATCCTAGTAGAACTTGGTTTTAAACCTCTTGCAAATCCCTTGATGCGAAATACAGTCGGACGAAAAGTATCGCTCAAACAGGGGTCTAAGCTCGAGGGAACTCCTATGGACAAGATTGTACGCACACTGGAAGCAAATGGTTACGAAGTGATTGGATTAGACTAA
- a CDS encoding DUF438 domain-containing protein has translation MADERIHVLRDILLELHNGASPESVQERFDATFTGVSAIEISLMEHELMNSDSGVTFEDVMELCDVHANLFKNAVKGVEVEDTEHPGHPVRVFKDENLALRAALIRVRRLLDTYESMEDEEMLAEMRKGLVRQMGLVGQFDRHYQRKEELFFPIMERYGHDSPPKVMWGVDDQIRELFQTALASTKSLPEVPISAVKEAFEAFATEFESMIFKEESILLMILLESFTQDDWIQIAEESDAYGYAIIRPSEKWVPERQSFVEEKSVEEPTQPETVDGQVQQVIDTPEGQFTITFTPKEKEAVMDRNSQQAFGNGYLSVEQANLILNHLPMEITFVNKDDIFQYYNDNTPADEMIFKRTPSQVGRNVELCHPPKYLDKVKTIMQGLREGKKDKYEMWFKSESRGKFVHITYAAVHDENGEFQGVLEYVQDIQPYREIDTDYYRGIE, from the coding sequence ATGGCAGATGAACGAATTCATGTCCTACGGGATATTTTATTAGAATTGCATAATGGAGCCTCCCCTGAATCCGTTCAGGAGCGCTTTGATGCAACCTTTACAGGTGTATCTGCTATCGAGATTTCCCTTATGGAGCACGAGTTGATGAACTCTGACTCAGGCGTAACCTTTGAAGATGTCATGGAGCTCTGTGATGTCCATGCCAATCTTTTTAAAAATGCTGTTAAGGGCGTCGAAGTTGAAGATACCGAGCATCCAGGTCATCCTGTCCGTGTTTTTAAAGATGAAAATCTAGCCCTTCGTGCTGCCTTGATTCGTGTTCGTAGATTATTAGATACATATGAGTCTATGGAAGACGAGGAAATGCTTGCGGAGATGCGTAAGGGTTTGGTTCGGCAGATGGGACTTGTAGGTCAATTTGACCGTCACTACCAGCGGAAGGAAGAGCTCTTCTTTCCTATTATGGAGCGTTACGGACATGATTCGCCACCAAAAGTTATGTGGGGAGTGGATGACCAGATCAGGGAACTCTTTCAAACAGCTTTAGCGTCAACTAAGTCGCTCCCAGAAGTGCCAATTTCCGCCGTAAAGGAAGCTTTTGAAGCTTTTGCGACTGAATTTGAGAGTATGATTTTCAAGGAAGAGTCCATCCTCCTCATGATTCTGCTCGAATCCTTCACCCAGGATGACTGGATTCAGATTGCAGAGGAAAGTGATGCTTATGGCTATGCGATCATCCGTCCGTCTGAGAAATGGGTTCCTGAACGTCAAAGTTTTGTTGAGGAAAAAAGTGTAGAAGAACCAACTCAGCCAGAAACTGTAGATGGACAGGTTCAACAAGTGATTGATACGCCAGAGGGTCAGTTTACTATCACCTTTACACCTAAGGAAAAGGAAGCAGTGATGGACCGAAATAGTCAGCAGGCTTTTGGAAATGGCTATCTTTCAGTTGAACAAGCTAATCTTATCCTTAATCATTTGCCTATGGAGATTACCTTTGTTAATAAGGATGATATCTTCCAGTATTACAATGACAATACGCCAGCAGATGAGATGATTTTCAAGCGGACACCGTCTCAAGTCGGGCGCAATGTCGAACTATGTCATCCGCCCAAGTATTTGGATAAGGTAAAAACCATTATGCAAGGTCTTCGTGAAGGGAAAAAAGACAAGTACGAGATGTGGTTCAAGTCAGAATCACGGGGCAAGTTTGTTCATATCACTTATGCTGCTGTACACGATGAAAATGGAGAATTTCAAGGTGTATTGGAGTATGTTCAGGATATCCAGCCTTACCGTGAGATTGATACAGATTATTATCGAGGAATAGAATAA
- a CDS encoding DUF1912 family protein has protein sequence MSYEQEFMKEFEAWVNTQIMINDMALKESQKVYEEDQDERAKDAMIRYESRLDAYQFLLGKFENFKTGKGFHDLPEDLFGERNY, from the coding sequence ATGAGTTACGAACAAGAATTTATGAAGGAATTTGAAGCCTGGGTTAATACCCAAATCATGATTAATGATATGGCGCTCAAGGAAAGCCAAAAGGTCTATGAAGAAGATCAAGATGAGCGGGCTAAAGATGCCATGATTCGCTATGAAAGCCGCTTAGATGCCTACCAGTTCTTGCTAGGCAAGTTTGAAAATTTCAAGACAGGCAAGGGATTCCATGATTTACCAGAAGATTTATTTGGAGAGAGAAACTATTAA
- a CDS encoding DUF4651 domain-containing protein, with the protein MKTKNIIKTGLVVAGLGALAFGAKKVADDHKLMKTQEELTAIVRDYFSEMGEIGTLYVQVYESSLERLVGGVIFEDGRHYTFVYEDEDLIYEEEVI; encoded by the coding sequence ATGAAAACGAAAAATATTATTAAAACAGGTTTAGTCGTGGCAGGGCTTGGAGCACTTGCCTTTGGTGCTAAGAAAGTCGCTGATGATCACAAACTCATGAAGACACAGGAAGAGTTAACTGCTATTGTGCGTGACTATTTCTCAGAAATGGGTGAGATTGGAACTCTCTATGTCCAAGTGTACGAAAGTAGCTTAGAACGTCTTGTTGGTGGTGTTATTTTTGAAGATGGACGTCACTATACCTTTGTCTACGAAGATGAAGATCTCATCTACGAGGAGGAAGTCATATGA
- a CDS encoding thioredoxin family protein, producing the protein MISPKSIEELANLVEQDGKKVFLFVADWCGDCRYIYPALPEIEEANPEFTFIRVDRDEYMELAKLWDVYGIPSLVVLDKDKEIGRFVNRDRKTKAQINDFLAELK; encoded by the coding sequence ATGATTTCTCCTAAGAGTATAGAAGAATTAGCAAATCTAGTAGAACAGGATGGCAAGAAGGTCTTCCTTTTTGTTGCGGATTGGTGTGGCGATTGTCGCTATATCTATCCAGCTCTGCCAGAGATTGAAGAGGCCAATCCAGAGTTTACCTTTATACGAGTAGACCGAGATGAGTACATGGAACTTGCAAAACTATGGGATGTATATGGGATTCCAAGTCTTGTTGTCTTAGATAAGGACAAGGAGATTGGACGCTTTGTTAATCGTGACCGTAAAACCAAGGCACAAATAAACGACTTTTTAGCAGAATTAAAATAG
- the ytpR gene encoding YtpR family tRNA-binding protein: MIFTYNKEHVGDVLMVIVKNSGDAKLDVERKGNVARVFLKETGETVAWNIFEVSHLFEIEKRGQVFLTDDQVARLNQELQAQDFTEEIINDKEPKFVVGEIVEMVAHPDSDHLNICQVAVASDKTVQIVAGAPNARVGLKTIVALPGAMMPKGNLIFPGELRGEKSFGMMCSPRELALPNAPQKRGVIELSEDQVVGTPFDPAKHWTA; this comes from the coding sequence ATGATTTTTACATATAACAAAGAACATGTCGGTGATGTCCTTATGGTCATCGTGAAAAACAGTGGCGATGCCAAACTAGATGTTGAGCGTAAAGGCAATGTGGCACGTGTTTTCCTAAAGGAAACTGGTGAAACTGTTGCTTGGAATATTTTTGAAGTTTCTCATTTATTTGAGATTGAGAAGCGAGGCCAAGTATTCTTAACAGATGACCAAGTAGCACGTTTGAACCAAGAATTGCAAGCTCAAGATTTTACCGAAGAGATTATCAATGACAAGGAACCGAAATTTGTCGTTGGTGAAATCGTAGAAATGGTGGCACATCCAGATAGTGATCACCTCAATATCTGCCAAGTGGCAGTTGCGAGTGATAAGACAGTGCAAATCGTTGCAGGAGCTCCTAATGCGCGTGTCGGTTTAAAGACCATTGTAGCTCTTCCAGGAGCTATGATGCCAAAAGGGAATCTCATTTTCCCAGGGGAACTTCGTGGTGAAAAGAGCTTTGGGATGATGTGCAGTCCTCGTGAACTTGCCTTACCAAATGCTCCACAAAAGCGTGGTGTCATTGAATTGTCAGAAGACCAAGTTGTCGGAACACCATTTGACCCAGCAAAACACTGGACAGCTTAA
- a CDS encoding SDR family NAD(P)-dependent oxidoreductase has protein sequence MAKNVVITGATSGIGEAIARAYLEKGESIVLIGRRTERLESLKTEFAKAFPNQKVWTFPLDVTDMTMVKTVCSEILEAVGSIDILVNNAGLALGLAPYQDYEELDMLTMLDTNVKGLMSVTRCLLPSMVTANQGHIINMGSTAGIYAYAGAAVYSATKAAVKTFSDGIRIDTIATDIKVTTIQPGIVETDFSKIRFHGDEARAATVYQGLEALQAQDIADAVVYVTSQPRRVQITDMTIMANQQATGFMIHRE, from the coding sequence ATGGCAAAAAATGTTGTGATCACAGGTGCAACATCAGGTATTGGTGAAGCTATTGCGCGTGCCTATCTAGAAAAAGGTGAAAGTATCGTTCTTATAGGGCGTCGAACAGAAAGACTCGAATCTCTTAAAACTGAGTTTGCAAAAGCTTTTCCAAATCAAAAAGTTTGGACCTTTCCCCTTGATGTGACCGATATGACAATGGTTAAAACTGTTTGTTCAGAAATTCTTGAAGCAGTAGGTTCGATTGATATTTTAGTTAATAATGCTGGGCTGGCTCTCGGTTTAGCACCCTATCAGGACTATGAAGAGTTGGATATGTTGACCATGCTGGATACCAATGTCAAGGGCTTGATGTCTGTTACTCGTTGTCTCTTGCCTTCTATGGTGACTGCAAATCAAGGCCATATCATTAATATGGGTTCAACCGCAGGTATTTACGCCTACGCTGGTGCAGCAGTCTATTCAGCAACCAAGGCAGCTGTCAAAACTTTTTCAGATGGGATTCGGATTGACACCATAGCTACAGATATCAAGGTGACAACTATTCAGCCTGGTATTGTAGAGACTGACTTTTCTAAGATCCGTTTCCATGGAGATGAGGCACGGGCTGCAACGGTCTATCAGGGACTTGAAGCCTTGCAGGCGCAAGATATTGCAGATGCTGTTGTCTATGTAACCAGTCAACCACGACGTGTACAAATCACAGATATGACCATCATGGCTAATCAACAAGCAACTGGATTTATGATTCATAGAGAATAA
- a CDS encoding single-stranded DNA-binding protein, producing MYNKIILIGRIVATPELHKTNNDKSVARATIAVNRRYKDQNGEREADFINIVVWGKLAETLASYGSKGSLISVDGELRTRKFEKNGQTNYVTEVLATGFQLLESRAQRAMRENNAGQDLVDLVLEEEELPF from the coding sequence ATGTATAATAAAATTATTCTTATTGGAAGAATCGTGGCAACACCAGAATTGCACAAAACCAACAATGACAAGTCCGTTGCACGAGCAACTATCGCAGTGAATCGCCGTTATAAAGATCAAAATGGGGAACGTGAAGCAGACTTCATCAATATTGTGGTCTGGGGCAAATTGGCTGAAACCTTGGCTAGTTATGGAAGCAAAGGTAGTCTCATTTCTGTGGATGGCGAACTTCGTACCCGTAAGTTTGAGAAGAATGGCCAGACCAACTATGTGACCGAAGTTCTCGCTACAGGCTTCCAACTTTTAGAAAGTCGCGCCCAACGTGCTATGCGTGAAAATAATGCAGGACAAGATTTGGTAGACCTGGTCTTGGAAGAGGAGGAACTTCCATTTTAA
- the groES gene encoding co-chaperone GroES, whose protein sequence is MLKPLGDRVVLKIEEKEQTVGGFVLAKSAQEETKTATVVATGQGVRTLSGELVAPSVKVGDQVLVESHAGIEVKDGDEKYLIVGEASILAIVEE, encoded by the coding sequence ATGTTGAAACCATTAGGAGACCGTGTGGTCTTGAAAATTGAAGAAAAAGAACAAACTGTTGGGGGATTTGTCCTCGCAAAATCAGCCCAAGAAGAAACGAAAACAGCTACAGTCGTGGCTACTGGACAAGGTGTTCGTACCTTGAGCGGTGAACTAGTCGCTCCAAGTGTAAAAGTTGGTGATCAAGTTTTAGTCGAATCTCATGCAGGTATCGAGGTCAAAGATGGGGATGAAAAATACCTCATCGTAGGTGAGGCTAGCATCTTGGCAATCGTTGAAGAATAA
- the groL gene encoding chaperonin GroEL (60 kDa chaperone family; promotes refolding of misfolded polypeptides especially under stressful conditions; forms two stacked rings of heptamers to form a barrel-shaped 14mer; ends can be capped by GroES; misfolded proteins enter the barrel where they are refolded when GroES binds) has protein sequence MSKEIKFSSDARSAMVRGVDILADTVKVTLGPKGRNVVLEKSFGSPLITNDGVTIAKEIELEDHFENMGAKLVSEVASKTNDIAGDGTTTATVLTQAIVREGIKNVTAGANPIGIRRGIEAAVATAVEALKNNAIPVSSKEAIAQVAAVSSRSEKVGEYISEAMEKVGKDGVITIEESRGMETELEVVEGMQFDRGYLSQYMVTDNEKMVADLENPYILITDKKISNIQEILPLLESILQSSRPLLIIADDVDGEALPTLVLNKIRGTFNVVAVKAPGFGDRRKAMLEDIAILTGGTVITEDLGLELKDATIEALGQAAKVSVDKDSTVIVEGAGNPEAIANRVAVIKSQIETTTSEFDREKLQERLAKLSGGVAVIKVGAATETELKEMKLRIEDALNATRAAVEEGIVAGGGTALVNVISAVAALELEGDEATGRNIVLRALEEPVRQIAYNAGYEGSIVIDRLKNAELGTGFNAATGEWVNMIEAGIIDPVKVSRSALQNAASVASLILTTEAVVANKPEPAAPAPAMDPSMMGGY, from the coding sequence ATGTCAAAAGAGATTAAATTTTCATCTGATGCACGTTCAGCAATGGTCCGTGGTGTTGATATCCTAGCTGATACTGTTAAAGTAACCTTGGGACCTAAAGGCCGTAACGTCGTTCTTGAAAAATCATTCGGTTCACCATTGATTACCAATGACGGTGTAACCATCGCTAAAGAAATCGAACTAGAAGACCATTTTGAAAATATGGGTGCCAAATTGGTGTCAGAAGTGGCTTCTAAAACCAATGATATTGCTGGTGACGGGACAACTACTGCAACAGTTTTGACCCAAGCTATTGTTCGTGAAGGGATCAAAAACGTTACGGCTGGCGCAAACCCAATCGGTATCCGTCGTGGGATTGAAGCAGCAGTTGCAACTGCTGTAGAAGCCTTGAAGAACAATGCCATTCCAGTATCAAGCAAGGAAGCTATTGCACAAGTCGCTGCCGTATCCTCTCGTTCTGAAAAAGTAGGTGAGTACATCTCTGAAGCCATGGAAAAAGTTGGCAAGGATGGAGTCATCACCATAGAAGAATCACGTGGGATGGAAACAGAGCTTGAAGTTGTAGAAGGAATGCAATTTGACCGTGGGTATCTATCACAGTACATGGTCACTGACAATGAAAAAATGGTTGCAGACCTTGAAAATCCATACATTTTGATTACAGATAAGAAGATTTCAAATATCCAAGAAATCTTGCCACTACTAGAAAGCATCCTTCAAAGCAGTCGTCCCCTCTTGATTATTGCTGATGACGTTGACGGTGAAGCTCTTCCAACTCTTGTTTTGAACAAGATCCGTGGAACCTTCAACGTCGTTGCTGTTAAGGCGCCTGGATTTGGTGACCGTCGTAAGGCTATGCTGGAAGATATCGCGATTTTGACAGGTGGTACAGTCATTACAGAAGATCTTGGTCTTGAGTTGAAAGATGCTACCATTGAAGCACTTGGTCAAGCAGCTAAAGTGTCTGTTGATAAAGATAGTACAGTCATTGTAGAAGGTGCAGGTAATCCTGAAGCAATTGCTAATCGTGTTGCTGTCATCAAATCACAAATTGAAACAACAACTTCAGAATTTGACCGTGAAAAACTCCAAGAACGCTTGGCTAAATTATCAGGTGGAGTAGCAGTTATTAAGGTCGGAGCTGCGACTGAAACAGAATTGAAAGAAATGAAACTCCGCATCGAAGACGCCCTCAATGCGACTCGCGCAGCTGTTGAAGAAGGAATCGTTGCAGGTGGTGGTACTGCCCTTGTTAATGTTATCTCTGCTGTTGCTGCCTTGGAATTAGAAGGCGATGAAGCAACAGGTCGCAATATTGTTCTTCGCGCCTTAGAAGAGCCTGTTCGTCAAATCGCTTATAATGCAGGGTATGAAGGTTCAATTGTTATTGATCGTTTGAAAAATGCAGAACTTGGAACAGGCTTCAATGCTGCAACAGGTGAATGGGTCAACATGATTGAAGCAGGAATTATCGATCCTGTTAAGGTTAGCCGTTCAGCCCTTCAGAACGCAGCTTCAGTAGCAAGCTTGATTCTAACAACAGAAGCAGT